The proteins below come from a single Mucilaginibacter mali genomic window:
- a CDS encoding SPFH domain-containing protein yields MESEKSTKPISGYFMLMVFIILVILAITMGTMQVPAASVVLGITGFLLLPGFIVVNPNESKVLTLFGSYVGTVKVTGFHWVNPFTVKKRLSLRAFNLNGQQLKVNDKIGNPIEIAAVIVWQVKDTAKATFAVENYIQYVNIQSEAAVRHLANSFPYDNLEDETATVTLRDGAEQVSLMLEQELTDRLSRAGIEVLEARISHLAYAPEIANAMLQRQQASAIIAARKLIVEGAVSIVEMALDRLSEKNIVELDEERKASMVSNLLVVLCGERAVSPVINTGTLYN; encoded by the coding sequence ATGGAATCTGAAAAATCGACCAAACCCATCTCCGGCTATTTTATGCTGATGGTTTTTATTATTTTAGTAATACTCGCTATAACCATGGGCACGATGCAGGTACCTGCCGCAAGCGTGGTATTGGGCATAACCGGCTTTCTGCTACTGCCCGGCTTTATAGTAGTAAATCCTAACGAATCGAAAGTACTTACGCTTTTTGGCAGCTATGTGGGCACAGTTAAAGTAACCGGCTTTCATTGGGTAAACCCGTTCACGGTAAAAAAGCGCTTATCGTTACGCGCCTTTAACCTTAATGGCCAGCAATTAAAGGTGAACGATAAGATCGGCAACCCTATCGAGATAGCCGCTGTAATTGTTTGGCAGGTAAAGGATACCGCTAAAGCCACCTTCGCTGTCGAGAATTATATTCAATACGTAAATATCCAAAGTGAAGCGGCTGTACGACACCTCGCTAATTCATTCCCCTATGATAACCTGGAGGATGAAACAGCTACAGTAACCCTGCGCGATGGCGCCGAGCAAGTAAGCCTGATGCTGGAACAGGAACTGACCGACCGTCTGTCGCGCGCCGGTATCGAGGTATTGGAAGCCCGTATATCGCACCTGGCCTATGCACCAGAGATCGCGAATGCCATGTTACAACGCCAACAGGCATCGGCTATTATCGCCGCCCGTAAACTGATTGTTGAAGGCGCAGTAAGTATTGTGGAGATGGCATTAGACCGTTTATCTGAAAAGAACATTGTAGAACTGGATGAGGAACGTAAAGCCAGCATGGTAAGCAACCTGCTGGTTGTGCTTTGCGGCGAACGCGCGGTATCGCCGGTAATTAATACAGGTACCTTATATAATTAA
- a CDS encoding HD family phosphohydrolase, protein MATLSASRQRALFRKYARNIKYFMMLLSICLIVYTLPKQAKFRYEYEKGRIWNQKDLVSPYNFAILKTSQELATDQDAALRTITPIYQLLPDVPDQQLNGYKNDFEIKWHNAGINERLKERYLTTGYNLLKTIYNSGVLTLVSKYQHGDGNYTIRILFKNIATDKNTTDLYTHERAMAYCNQQLQASPDINKAFLLDIIDDRIQNTLSYDDKLTQKFENEVLDGLSLTRGMVQKGEVIVAKGSVINDEVYQKLESYKKAFEDNARVNGNPNLVLLGQFLLVAIAVGLLMIFLYLFRKDIYADNRLVSLILLVVTAMLATLSWSIRVQLPSIYYIPYCIVPIIIRILFDTRLALNIHLLVVLIAGFFVPNSFEFAYFEITAGMVAIYSIKNLVRRDQFLVSALIITFTYFVSFIGICFIREGTFINIEWMDFFPFVVSVLLTLLAYPLIYAFEQVFQITSEITLIELTNTNAPLLRQLAFNAPGTFQHSLQVANLAENAIYTIGGNSLLVRAGALYHDIGKIENPLYFIENQNSGFNPHDKLSYEESAQIIIRHVSNGIEMARKERLPEIVIDFIRTHHGNTRVDYFYQSYLKNFPEKLIDENIFRYPGPIPFSKETGVLMLADSVEAASRSLREPDEQSINDLVDRIVSYKLNQGQLNDSNITLKDIETIKTIFKKMLMSIYHVRIDY, encoded by the coding sequence ATGGCTACACTATCAGCATCGCGCCAAAGGGCATTGTTTAGGAAATACGCCCGTAATATCAAGTATTTCATGATGCTGTTGAGTATATGCCTGATCGTATACACACTCCCCAAGCAGGCTAAATTCCGTTACGAGTACGAGAAGGGCCGCATCTGGAACCAAAAAGATCTGGTATCGCCCTATAACTTCGCCATTCTGAAAACCAGCCAGGAACTGGCCACCGATCAGGACGCGGCGCTACGCACTATTACGCCTATCTACCAGTTACTGCCCGATGTGCCCGATCAGCAACTGAATGGTTATAAAAATGATTTCGAAATAAAATGGCATAATGCCGGTATTAACGAACGGCTGAAAGAGCGTTATTTAACAACCGGATATAACCTGCTTAAAACCATTTATAACAGCGGTGTTTTAACACTGGTATCAAAATACCAGCATGGCGATGGCAATTATACCATACGTATCCTGTTTAAAAATATCGCCACAGATAAAAACACTACCGACCTGTACACTCACGAACGTGCAATGGCCTATTGTAACCAGCAATTGCAGGCAAGCCCCGATATTAATAAAGCTTTTTTGTTGGATATTATTGATGACAGGATCCAGAATACCCTAAGCTACGATGATAAACTGACCCAAAAGTTTGAAAATGAGGTGCTGGACGGCTTGTCCCTTACACGTGGCATGGTGCAAAAGGGGGAAGTGATTGTAGCCAAAGGGTCGGTTATTAACGATGAGGTTTATCAAAAGCTGGAATCGTACAAAAAGGCTTTCGAGGATAATGCCCGCGTTAACGGTAATCCTAACCTGGTACTGTTAGGTCAATTTTTACTGGTAGCCATAGCGGTTGGTTTGCTAATGATATTCCTGTACCTTTTCCGTAAGGATATTTATGCCGATAACCGTTTAGTGAGTTTAATATTGCTTGTGGTTACTGCTATGCTGGCCACGCTATCATGGTCTATCAGGGTACAGTTGCCCAGCATTTACTATATACCTTATTGTATAGTACCCATTATCATCCGTATTTTGTTTGATACCCGTTTGGCGCTGAATATCCACCTGCTGGTGGTGTTGATAGCGGGTTTCTTTGTACCAAACAGTTTTGAGTTCGCATACTTCGAGATCACGGCGGGGATGGTGGCTATCTATAGTATAAAAAACCTGGTACGGCGAGATCAGTTCCTGGTATCTGCATTGATCATCACGTTCACTTACTTTGTGTCGTTCATCGGCATCTGCTTTATCCGCGAGGGTACTTTCATCAATATCGAGTGGATGGATTTCTTCCCATTTGTGGTGAGTGTGCTGCTCACCCTGCTGGCTTATCCGCTTATTTATGCTTTCGAGCAGGTGTTCCAGATCACATCCGAGATCACCCTGATAGAACTGACCAATACCAACGCGCCATTACTGCGTCAATTGGCCTTCAACGCGCCGGGTACCTTTCAACACTCGCTACAGGTAGCTAACCTGGCCGAGAATGCTATTTATACCATTGGCGGTAATTCGTTGCTGGTGAGGGCAGGGGCTTTGTATCATGATATCGGTAAGATAGAAAACCCGCTGTATTTTATCGAGAATCAAAATTCGGGCTTTAATCCGCATGATAAACTCTCGTACGAGGAAAGCGCGCAGATCATTATCCGGCATGTAAGTAACGGTATCGAAATGGCCCGTAAGGAGCGCCTGCCCGAAATAGTGATCGACTTTATACGCACCCACCACGGTAATACCCGGGTAGATTACTTCTATCAATCGTACCTGAAGAACTTCCCGGAGAAACTTATAGACGAAAACATCTTCCGCTATCCCGGCCCGATCCCATTCTCTAAAGAAACCGGTGTGCTGATGCTGGCCGATTCTGTAGAAGCGGCTTCACGATCATTACGTGAGCCGGATGAGCAGAGTATTAACGATCTGGTTGACCGCATTGTGAGTTATAAACTGAACCAGGGCCAGTTGAACGATAGCAATATCACCCTAAAGGATATTGAAACAATAAAAACCATTTTTAAGAAAATGCTGATGAGCATTTACCACGTGCGTATAGATTATTGA
- a CDS encoding Arc family DNA binding domain-containing protein, translated as MAEKKPFVLRVNPEMLKEIEAWANDEFRSTNGQIEYLLQQAINVRKKGNKKKKPE; from the coding sequence ATGGCCGAGAAGAAACCATTTGTATTACGCGTAAATCCTGAAATGCTGAAGGAGATAGAGGCCTGGGCTAACGACGAGTTTCGGAGCACCAATGGCCAGATAGAATATCTTTTACAGCAAGCCATCAACGTGCGCAAAAAAGGGAACAAAAAGAAAAAGCCGGAATAA